The window TAGATGCTTTTTGACCGCCTCTTCGTCAAAAGGAGCCGCCTCGCGTTCGACGATGGATATCGCGCCGGTAGGGCAATCGGGCAGGCAGGCGCCCAGACCGTCGCAGTAGGAATCGGCAACCAGTTTCGCTTTCCCATCTATAATCTGCAGGGCGCCTTCATGGCAAGCCGTTATGCATAACCCGCAGCCGTTGCACTTTTCTTCGTTTATTGATACCATCTTGCGCAACATGTCAGTTACCTCCTCTACCTGTGCTTGTATTTCCCAAATTCATTGTATTACAATATAAAGAGGAAATCGGTAGCCATGGCTACCAATAATCGAGGTGATCGCCTTGAATAACAAAAAAATCGAAATATTGGCCGAATCCGCACTGTTCGCCGGCATCCCCACCGATACTCTGTCCATCATGCTGGACTGCATTAACCCCAAAATATCCACCCACGTCAAGAACAGCTTCATCACCGTCGAGGGAGAGCCGTTTATCGGCCTGGGCATCTTGCTCGCCGGGGAAGCCACGGTGGTAAAGGAGAATATTGCCGGAGCGCGCTCGGTGTTGACCTCCTTGGACGAAGGCGACATGTTCGGGGAAATGATCGCTTTCTCGGCGCGAAAAACGTGGCCCGCGTCCGTTGTCGCCCAGAGCGAATGCACGGTCGTATTCCTGCCGCCGCAAAAGATTACCGGCACCTGTCCGCATGCCTGCGACGGACATCAGCGGCTGATCAGGAATATGCTCCTTATCGTATCGGAAAAGGCGCTCATGCTCAACCGGAAAGTCGAATACCTGACGATAAAAAGCATGCGCGCCAAAATCGCCACCTACCTTCTTGAACAGCACAAACACCATGATAAAAAGACCTTCCTCATGCCGCTAAAGCGCAACGACCTGGCGGACTTCCTCAATGTATCCCGGACAGCCCTGTCGCGGGAGATGGGACGGATGCGCGATGAAGGCCTGATTGATTTCTACCGTTCGAGCGTCAAACTTACCAATATCGAGAAACTTTTAAAGGTTGTGGAATAAAGAACAGGGTTGTGCCGTCCAAACCTCGCCGCCTATCCTTGTTTCCTCTACAAATACCAAGAAAGCCCCGCAATCTATATCGCGGGGCTTTAGAATATGGAGCTAGTG of the Sporomusaceae bacterium genome contains:
- a CDS encoding Crp/Fnr family transcriptional regulator: MIALNNKKIEILAESALFAGIPTDTLSIMLDCINPKISTHVKNSFITVEGEPFIGLGILLAGEATVVKENIAGARSVLTSLDEGDMFGEMIAFSARKTWPASVVAQSECTVVFLPPQKITGTCPHACDGHQRLIRNMLLIVSEKALMLNRKVEYLTIKSMRAKIATYLLEQHKHHDKKTFLMPLKRNDLADFLNVSRTALSREMGRMRDEGLIDFYRSSVKLTNIEKLLKVVE